Proteins from one Paenibacillus amylolyticus genomic window:
- a CDS encoding YfbR-like 5'-deoxynucleotidase gives MGIHTYFRSLNDLERIIRTPGKFKFEEHSVSAHSWKVVQYAKTLADIEEQHGVTIDWKKLYEITSSHDYGEIFIGDIKTPVKHYSLELRSMLQKVEEGMVEHFINENIPEEFQPIFRRQLREGKDQSVEGLILEVADKMDQVYEAFAELQRGNAEKEFIVMYRYALVKIKHIDLHCVQYFLKQILPDMIEEGIRSPFDIRKITEEALAQ, from the coding sequence ATGGGAATTCATACGTACTTCAGGTCTCTGAATGATCTTGAACGTATTATTCGTACACCTGGCAAATTCAAATTCGAAGAACACAGCGTATCCGCTCATTCCTGGAAAGTGGTACAGTACGCCAAAACACTCGCAGATATTGAGGAGCAACATGGCGTCACCATCGATTGGAAGAAGTTATACGAGATCACCAGCAGCCATGATTATGGCGAAATCTTCATTGGAGATATCAAAACGCCCGTCAAACACTATTCACTGGAACTTCGTTCGATGCTGCAAAAGGTAGAAGAAGGCATGGTTGAACATTTTATAAATGAAAATATTCCTGAGGAGTTCCAGCCTATCTTCCGCAGACAGCTGCGTGAAGGCAAAGACCAATCGGTTGAAGGACTGATTCTCGAAGTCGCAGACAAAATGGATCAGGTATACGAAGCCTTTGCCGAACTCCAACGTGGCAATGCGGAGAAAGAATTTATCGTCATGTACCGTTATGCTTTGGTCAAAATCAAACATATCGACCTCCACTGTGTGCAATATTTTCTGAAACAGATTCTCCCCGACATGATTGAAGAAGGCATTCGCTCCCCGTTTGATATTCGCAAAATAACCGAAGAAGCTCTGGCCCAGTAA
- a CDS encoding formate/nitrite transporter family protein, whose amino-acid sequence MYTPSVEGIIEAAVKKRDQMNSNLSRYMVAAIMAGAYVGLGIVLIFSIGAPLLAAQSPLQTMLMGMSFGLALTLVIFAGSELFTGNNMFFTMSTLAGRTTVKDTLKNWGLVFLGNLLGAILLSLLIVGSGLFKTAAPEHLLFVASAKKMAAPVSELFFRGILCNWLVCLAIWMAARTKEDIAKIALIWWCLYAFIASGYEHSVANMTLLSLSWLLPNHPDTITLAGWFHNMIPVTLGNIIGGALFVGMAYWYTSPVRKKS is encoded by the coding sequence ATGTATACACCAAGTGTTGAGGGAATTATTGAAGCTGCGGTTAAAAAACGGGATCAGATGAACTCGAATCTATCACGCTACATGGTTGCAGCCATAATGGCGGGTGCCTATGTCGGTCTTGGCATCGTCCTGATCTTCAGTATCGGTGCCCCACTCCTCGCGGCACAGTCACCACTGCAAACCATGTTGATGGGCATGTCCTTCGGACTCGCTCTCACGCTGGTCATTTTTGCCGGATCAGAACTGTTTACAGGGAACAACATGTTCTTCACCATGAGCACACTCGCAGGCCGGACCACAGTTAAGGATACGCTGAAAAACTGGGGACTCGTCTTCCTTGGCAACTTGCTGGGTGCGATCCTGCTTAGCCTGCTTATTGTAGGCAGCGGCCTGTTCAAAACAGCTGCGCCTGAACATCTGTTATTCGTCGCTTCAGCCAAAAAGATGGCCGCCCCCGTATCGGAGCTGTTCTTCCGCGGCATTCTCTGTAACTGGCTCGTCTGTCTGGCGATCTGGATGGCTGCTCGCACAAAAGAGGATATCGCCAAAATTGCGCTCATCTGGTGGTGTCTGTACGCCTTCATTGCAAGTGGGTATGAGCACAGTGTTGCCAACATGACTTTGCTGTCCTTGTCCTGGCTGTTGCCAAACCACCCGGATACCATTACGCTGGCAGGCTGGTTCCACAACATGATTCCAGTAACGCTTGGTAATATCATCGGCGGCGCCCTCTTTGTCGGCATGGCATACTGGTATACTTCACCGGTACGTAAAAAATCATAA
- the nirD gene encoding nitrite reductase small subunit NirD, translating to MTTKQSGTYFPAGGVEEFLPRIGRVVEIADHQLAVFLASDGTIFAADNHNPHPKGGPLAEGIVSGHYLYDPLYDWKIDLTTGLVQAPDNGQVQMYPVKVEDGQVWIEI from the coding sequence ATGACGACCAAACAATCAGGTACCTACTTCCCTGCCGGAGGCGTTGAAGAATTCCTGCCACGAATCGGAAGAGTAGTTGAGATTGCGGACCACCAGCTTGCCGTCTTTCTTGCATCGGATGGCACCATCTTCGCTGCGGATAATCACAACCCCCACCCCAAGGGTGGGCCGCTGGCAGAAGGCATTGTGTCCGGGCATTATCTGTACGATCCACTGTATGATTGGAAAATCGACCTGACGACCGGTCTTGTGCAAGCGCCGGACAATGGTCAGGTACAGATGTATCCAGTCAAGGTAGAGGACGGCCAGGTCTGGATTGAAATATAG